A single window of Verrucomicrobiota bacterium DNA harbors:
- the araD gene encoding L-arabinonate dehydratase, producing the protein MKDSTDSNSPRKSPEELRSHRWYGVNDLRSFGHRSRSSQMGYSREDYAGKPVIAILNTWNDINPCHMHFKNRAEEVKRGIWQAGGFPVELPAISLSENFMKPTTMMYRNLLAMEAEEQIRAHPADGVVLMGGCDKTTPALLMGAASMDIPAIYMPAGAMLRGDYCGKTLGSGTDIWKYWADLRAGKINECEWRGIESGIARSAGTCMTMGTAATMMSAVDALGFTLPGASSIPAVDSRHSQMATNVGRRIVDMVWEDLKPSHILTAEAFDNAITTVLALSGSTNSVIHLIAMARRAGVNLSMERFDELSAKVPVVANMRPAGDFLMEDFFYAGGLTAMLEQIRPLLHTDCLTVNGKTLGENIFGAKVHNKEVIHSLDDPCAPSGSLVILRGNLAPNGAVMKPVAAEAHLHKHSGKAIVFDSYDEMQAKIDDPDLDVDADSVIVLRNAGPVGAGMPEWGQLPIPQKLLQTGVRDMLRISDARMSGTSYGACVLHVAPESFVGGPLALLKTGDVVKLDVEARSLDMLVSEDELDARRAVYVAPEPRYPRGYGKLYSDHIQQADQGCDFDFLSGTMPIPDPEIH; encoded by the coding sequence GTGAAAGATTCTACCGACTCTAACTCTCCCCGAAAAAGCCCTGAAGAATTACGCAGCCATCGCTGGTATGGAGTGAACGATTTGCGTTCCTTTGGGCACCGATCCCGCTCCTCGCAAATGGGGTATAGTCGGGAGGATTACGCCGGCAAACCGGTTATCGCCATTCTCAATACCTGGAACGATATCAATCCTTGTCATATGCACTTCAAGAACCGTGCAGAAGAGGTGAAGCGAGGAATTTGGCAGGCCGGTGGATTCCCGGTTGAGTTGCCAGCGATTTCTCTTTCGGAGAATTTCATGAAACCCACGACCATGATGTATCGGAATTTGTTGGCCATGGAGGCTGAGGAGCAGATTCGGGCGCATCCCGCCGATGGGGTTGTACTTATGGGCGGCTGCGATAAAACCACGCCTGCGCTTTTAATGGGGGCGGCGAGTATGGACATACCGGCCATATACATGCCGGCCGGAGCAATGCTTCGCGGGGATTATTGCGGAAAGACATTGGGAAGTGGCACAGACATCTGGAAATATTGGGCTGATCTCCGTGCCGGTAAGATCAACGAGTGTGAATGGCGTGGCATTGAATCGGGAATCGCGCGCTCCGCCGGCACCTGTATGACCATGGGTACCGCGGCTACCATGATGAGTGCGGTTGATGCGCTGGGATTTACATTGCCTGGCGCTTCCTCCATCCCGGCGGTAGACTCTCGTCACTCGCAAATGGCCACCAATGTGGGTCGTCGAATTGTGGACATGGTGTGGGAGGATTTGAAACCTTCGCATATTCTAACTGCGGAGGCTTTTGATAACGCGATTACCACGGTGCTTGCTCTGAGCGGTTCGACCAATTCCGTGATTCACTTGATCGCCATGGCTCGACGTGCTGGAGTAAATCTTAGTATGGAACGATTCGATGAACTTTCGGCCAAGGTGCCTGTAGTGGCCAATATGCGTCCGGCAGGGGATTTTCTGATGGAAGATTTTTTCTACGCGGGTGGGCTGACTGCAATGCTGGAGCAGATTCGTCCGCTGCTGCACACCGATTGTTTGACGGTTAATGGAAAGACCCTTGGCGAAAATATTTTCGGCGCAAAGGTACATAATAAGGAAGTGATCCACTCTCTCGATGACCCTTGTGCTCCCTCCGGTAGCCTCGTTATCCTACGTGGAAATTTAGCTCCGAACGGTGCGGTCATGAAACCCGTTGCCGCCGAAGCCCACCTTCATAAGCATTCCGGAAAAGCGATCGTCTTCGATAGTTACGATGAAATGCAGGCGAAGATCGATGACCCCGATCTGGATGTGGATGCTGACTCGGTAATCGTTTTGCGCAATGCGGGTCCTGTCGGTGCTGGCATGCCCGAGTGGGGACAACTTCCCATTCCGCAAAAACTGCTTCAAACGGGTGTGCGCGATATGTTGAGGATATCCGATGCGCGCATGAGTGGGACCAGTTACGGTGCCTGTGTATTGCACGTGGCTCCCGAATCTTTTGTGGGAGGCCCCTTGGCTCTTTTGAAGACAGGAGATGTGGTGAAACTCGATGTGGAAGCCCGTTCGCTCGATATGCTGGTAAGTGAGGATGAGCTTGATGCCAGGCGTGCGGTGT
- a CDS encoding DUF1549 and DUF1553 domain-containing protein, producing MKLFTLRIDHLFAYIIVSTCLFIGSVRLQAQIGKTVKHWAYNPPAKIDPPKVVDSSWNSNPIDAFIFSNLQKQNLSPNPPADRLVLLKRACYDLTGLPPSQEQVNAFLQDDSPNAWKKLIDQLLDSPHYGEKWGRHWLDVVRWAESNGYERDGDKRNMWKYRDYVINAVNQDMPYDEFIIDQIAGDVKPNATVDSTIATGFLHLGLYDDEPADEEQFHFDYYDDIINTVSRSMLATSMSCARCHDHKIDPISQKEYYQFLAYFRNLKIPFLIRNQDIATISVFDPATEAHLTEQLEEAVRNITVPRLKMWEAANHLYGYVPDQPTIDENYPTDLRFGFVMEDWNTAHSDLDNIDYLYEGVLPDGKINLATDITQITPAKDVPSSYVVSGKFNQAEAGSQTFRVTVNGGAWMYLGEELVFSKVGTNTITEDFSIDLPGGSHDLKLIFGRHSAMNLEISMLTDGQPASWVSTAKWNRIKAIGNGVAKKSPDTEEKWIAVFKENMELEKTVLEAFKPLEEKMEGSLATAASNTAGQKSTHILFRGNPHAPGEEVQPGIPSVLNTTVTSNSVRDADRRLQLAEWIASDSNSVTARVAVNRIWQHHFGRGLVRSSDDFGGLGSEPTHPELLDWLANEFASQGWTMKNLHRLIMTSNTYKMSSTPNDKALEKDPLNDHFWRYNMRRLTAEEIRDTVLTVADNFNPQVGGPSVFPTLQTEVLATASKAESRWDLKAGAEHQNRRSIYTFTRRSLQDPMMSSFDVADTDTACAVRFNTTVPGQALTMMNSSFMADHSERLAQQLIKQSSYGVESLVNTGFDTVLGRLPDDAELKISIDLIHSMQQDYGHDFNTAVNRFALMMLNLNEFLFLD from the coding sequence ATGAAGCTGTTCACCCTAAGAATTGATCACCTGTTTGCTTACATTATTGTAAGCACGTGCCTTTTTATTGGATCGGTGCGTTTACAGGCACAAATTGGAAAAACGGTGAAACACTGGGCATACAATCCACCAGCTAAAATAGATCCACCAAAAGTCGTGGACAGTTCCTGGAATTCAAATCCAATAGACGCGTTTATTTTTTCCAACCTGCAAAAGCAAAATCTGAGCCCCAATCCACCCGCAGATCGTTTGGTTTTGCTAAAACGTGCCTGTTATGACCTTACGGGACTTCCTCCTTCCCAGGAACAAGTTAACGCATTTCTCCAAGACGATTCACCCAACGCCTGGAAAAAGCTTATCGACCAATTGCTCGATTCGCCGCACTACGGAGAAAAATGGGGCCGACACTGGTTAGACGTTGTACGTTGGGCAGAATCCAACGGTTATGAACGAGATGGTGATAAACGCAACATGTGGAAATACAGGGACTATGTCATAAACGCAGTCAATCAGGACATGCCATACGATGAATTTATAATCGATCAAATCGCCGGGGACGTGAAACCAAATGCTACGGTCGACAGTACCATTGCAACTGGGTTTTTGCACCTGGGTCTCTATGACGACGAGCCTGCTGATGAAGAACAATTCCACTTCGACTACTATGATGACATTATCAACACTGTGTCCCGCTCCATGCTGGCAACTAGTATGTCATGCGCGCGATGCCACGATCACAAAATAGATCCTATATCCCAAAAAGAGTATTATCAATTCCTCGCCTATTTCCGAAATCTCAAGATCCCCTTCCTTATTCGCAATCAGGATATAGCAACCATCTCCGTTTTTGATCCGGCAACGGAAGCGCACTTAACCGAACAACTGGAAGAAGCTGTCAGAAATATAACAGTTCCACGTTTGAAAATGTGGGAAGCGGCTAATCATTTATACGGCTACGTTCCAGACCAACCGACCATCGATGAAAACTATCCAACCGACCTCCGATTCGGTTTTGTAATGGAGGACTGGAACACCGCCCATAGTGATCTGGATAATATCGACTATTTGTATGAGGGAGTCTTGCCAGACGGTAAGATTAATCTGGCGACGGATATCACCCAAATTACTCCAGCCAAGGATGTACCTTCGTCTTACGTAGTCAGTGGAAAATTTAATCAGGCAGAGGCGGGTTCGCAGACATTCCGAGTGACCGTCAATGGAGGAGCCTGGATGTATCTGGGAGAGGAACTCGTCTTTTCCAAAGTGGGAACAAATACTATCACAGAAGATTTTTCCATTGATCTTCCAGGCGGCTCGCACGATCTGAAACTGATCTTTGGCAGGCACAGCGCGATGAACTTGGAAATCAGCATGCTGACGGATGGTCAACCAGCGAGTTGGGTAAGCACTGCCAAATGGAATCGAATAAAAGCAATTGGAAACGGAGTGGCCAAAAAATCTCCTGACACTGAGGAAAAGTGGATTGCCGTATTTAAAGAAAATATGGAACTTGAAAAAACAGTTTTGGAAGCCTTCAAACCGCTGGAAGAAAAGATGGAAGGATCTCTGGCCACCGCGGCCTCCAACACAGCAGGCCAGAAATCAACCCATATACTTTTTAGAGGAAACCCGCACGCACCAGGGGAAGAAGTTCAACCCGGCATTCCGTCTGTCTTGAACACAACAGTAACATCAAATTCGGTTAGGGATGCAGATCGACGTTTGCAACTAGCTGAATGGATAGCAAGCGACTCGAATTCTGTTACGGCCCGAGTAGCAGTAAATCGTATCTGGCAACACCATTTCGGCAGAGGGCTAGTTCGAAGTAGCGATGACTTTGGAGGACTCGGCAGTGAACCCACCCACCCTGAGTTGCTGGATTGGTTAGCCAATGAGTTTGCCTCCCAAGGTTGGACTATGAAAAACCTCCACCGCTTAATCATGACCTCTAATACCTATAAGATGTCCTCTACGCCCAACGATAAGGCCTTGGAAAAAGACCCTTTAAACGATCATTTCTGGCGATACAATATGCGGCGATTAACAGCAGAGGAAATCCGCGACACCGTTCTCACTGTTGCAGACAACTTCAACCCACAAGTAGGAGGTCCAAGTGTTTTCCCAACGCTTCAAACGGAAGTTCTGGCAACAGCCTCAAAAGCCGAAAGTCGGTGGGATCTCAAAGCAGGTGCCGAGCATCAAAACCGAAGAAGCATTTACACCTTCACGCGGCGCTCACTTCAGGATCCGATGATGTCTTCGTTTGATGTAGCTGATACAGACACAGCCTGCGCAGTTCGATTTAATACAACCGTTCCTGGCCAAGCATTAACCATGATGAATAGCAGTTTCATGGCAGACCATTCCGAACGACTAGCGCAACAACTTATCAAACAAAGCTCTTACGGAGTAGAATCCCTGGTAAACACGGGCTTCGATACCGTTTTGGGCAGACTCCCGGACGACGCTGAGTTGAAAATTTCAATCGACCTTATTCATTCCATGCAGCAGGATTATGGACACGATTTTAATACGGCTGTTAATCGATTTGCATTGATGATGCTGAATCTAAACGAATTTCTATTTCTCGATTGA
- a CDS encoding DUF1501 domain-containing protein yields MKTHPENFCRRMARREFLSTVGGGFTGLALTGMLGLEGFFNSLEASTLSGPLATKVPHYAPKAKRVIFLFMYGGPSHVDTFDYKPELFKYDGKTINIRTFGRGGKKNEGRVVGPKWNFKQYGESGKWVSELFPHLATCVDDIAFIKSMQADSPIHGSAMLMMNSGSILSGSPSLGSWVNYGLGTVNQDLPGYVVMLDHTGGPISGAKNWSSGYMPASYQGTTFKSEGNPLLNLKSVQGMSMTEQQRVIQSLNHLNDGHLKSRYDNTNLEARIASYELAYKMQSTAPEAVELSQESEATKRLYGIDEERTREFGTKCLLARRLVERDVRFIQIYSGGAHTDSNWDAHGDLEFNHNKHAGATDKPIAGLLKDLKRRGLLEDTLVVWGGEFGRQPTAEYAKGTGRDHNSAGFTMWMAGGGIKGGMSFGTTDELGNEAVENPTHVKKLHATILHLMGLDPNHLTFLHGGLEKKLVGVEGADIIPELIA; encoded by the coding sequence ATGAAGACTCACCCAGAAAATTTCTGTCGGCGCATGGCTCGCCGTGAATTTCTATCCACAGTTGGTGGTGGATTCACTGGACTGGCTTTGACAGGAATGCTCGGACTGGAGGGGTTCTTTAATTCTCTTGAAGCATCGACACTTAGCGGCCCACTTGCGACGAAAGTTCCTCATTACGCGCCGAAAGCAAAGCGAGTCATATTCCTCTTCATGTACGGCGGTCCCAGCCATGTGGATACGTTTGATTATAAGCCAGAGTTATTTAAATACGACGGAAAAACCATTAACATAAGAACCTTTGGTCGAGGTGGTAAGAAAAATGAAGGCCGCGTCGTCGGACCGAAATGGAATTTCAAACAATATGGAGAATCCGGAAAATGGGTGTCCGAGCTGTTTCCTCATTTAGCAACCTGTGTCGATGACATTGCCTTCATCAAGTCTATGCAAGCAGACAGCCCCATCCATGGTTCCGCCATGTTGATGATGAATTCGGGATCCATCCTGAGTGGCAGCCCGTCTTTGGGATCGTGGGTCAACTATGGGCTAGGAACGGTCAATCAGGACCTACCTGGTTACGTAGTCATGCTTGATCATACAGGCGGTCCCATTAGCGGAGCCAAAAACTGGTCCAGTGGTTATATGCCTGCAAGCTATCAGGGAACTACCTTCAAGTCCGAAGGAAATCCTTTGCTCAATCTGAAGAGCGTACAGGGTATGTCTATGACCGAACAACAACGGGTCATACAAAGTCTAAATCACCTCAATGACGGGCATCTAAAGAGTCGTTACGACAACACCAACCTTGAAGCCCGCATCGCCAGTTACGAGCTCGCCTATAAAATGCAAAGCACCGCTCCAGAGGCCGTTGAACTGTCTCAGGAATCGGAGGCCACCAAACGACTCTACGGAATCGACGAGGAGCGTACCCGTGAATTCGGCACCAAGTGCCTCCTGGCCCGCCGCCTGGTGGAACGAGATGTGCGCTTTATTCAAATTTATTCGGGTGGAGCTCACACGGACAGCAACTGGGATGCCCATGGTGATCTCGAATTTAATCACAACAAACATGCCGGCGCCACCGACAAGCCCATTGCCGGGTTGCTGAAGGATCTCAAACGACGAGGTTTACTGGAAGATACACTGGTTGTCTGGGGTGGAGAATTCGGCCGACAACCGACCGCCGAATACGCCAAGGGAACCGGACGCGACCACAACTCAGCCGGATTTACCATGTGGATGGCGGGGGGTGGAATCAAAGGCGGCATGTCCTTCGGCACAACGGACGAACTGGGTAATGAGGCAGTAGAAAACCCAACCCACGTCAAAAAATTGCACGCCACCATTTTGCACTTAATGGGGCTGGACCCCAATCACCTGACTTTCCTCCACGGAGGATTGGAAAAGAAATTGGTCGGCGTTGAAGGTGCGGATATAATTCCGGAGTTGATCGCGTAG